One window of Streptomyces sp. SUK 48 genomic DNA carries:
- the smpB gene encoding SsrA-binding protein SmpB: protein MYVPKESQPKQGGGAGKTRDGEKGGKRKIVAQNKKARHDYAIIDTFEAGLVLTGTEVKSLREGRTSLTDGFVQIDRGEAWLHNAHIPEYHQGSWTNHSARRKRKLLLHREEIDKLESKAQETGHTIVPLALYFRDGRAKAEIALARGKKEYDKRQTLREQQDRRESDRAIAAAKRRQRGV, encoded by the coding sequence ATGTACGTACCGAAGGAGTCCCAGCCCAAGCAGGGCGGCGGGGCGGGCAAGACCAGGGACGGCGAGAAGGGCGGCAAGCGCAAGATCGTCGCCCAGAACAAGAAGGCCCGGCACGACTACGCGATCATCGACACCTTCGAGGCCGGGCTCGTGCTCACCGGCACCGAGGTCAAGTCGCTGCGCGAGGGCCGGACCTCGCTGACCGACGGATTCGTCCAGATCGACCGGGGCGAGGCATGGCTGCACAACGCCCATATCCCCGAGTATCACCAGGGCAGCTGGACCAACCACTCCGCGCGCCGCAAGCGCAAGCTGCTGCTGCACCGCGAGGAGATCGACAAGCTGGAGTCCAAGGCCCAGGAGACCGGTCACACCATCGTGCCGCTCGCCCTGTACTTCCGGGACGGCCGCGCGAAGGCCGAGATCGCGCTCGCCCGGGGCAAGAAGGAGTACGACAAGCGGCAGACCCTGCGCGAGCAGCAGGACCGGCGCGAGTCGGACCGCGCCATCGCGGCGGCGAAGCGCAGGCAGCGCGGCGTGTAG
- a CDS encoding S41 family peptidase translates to MSGRDPLCPPRRARQGAALTLVFAGVIVAGAVTGAFPDPDHTARRTTTVPVGAVRDEGVREAAARAMADGTSPMEAAERAVSRSGDRWGAVYSEGEYQEFQDSLDGRYTGVGLSAAREQDGRIEVTGVRPGSPAAAAGIRTGDRLRSVDGARADGLPVTEVVARLRGDADDAPAGTTVTLGLQRGTRAWSENLRRTTLTTDSVSVRRLSVRTTLIRIAAFTKGTGAQVREALRAAPAGDGIVLDLRGNSGGLVTEAVATASAFLDGGLVATYDVDGAQRALHATPGGDTARPLVALVDGGTMSAAELLTGALQDRGRAVVIGSRTFGKGSIQMPTNLPDGSVAELTVGHYRTPCGHAVDGRGITPDLEAGDGVLERAETVLAGLGDAD, encoded by the coding sequence ATGTCCGGCCGAGACCCGCTCTGTCCGCCTCGGCGCGCCCGCCAAGGGGCCGCGCTGACCTTGGTCTTCGCCGGAGTCATCGTCGCCGGAGCGGTCACCGGGGCCTTCCCGGACCCGGACCACACCGCCCGCCGTACGACGACGGTGCCCGTGGGCGCCGTACGCGACGAGGGCGTACGGGAGGCCGCCGCGCGCGCGATGGCCGACGGCACGTCCCCCATGGAGGCCGCCGAGCGGGCCGTCAGCCGCAGCGGGGACCGCTGGGGCGCCGTCTACTCCGAGGGCGAGTACCAGGAGTTCCAGGACTCCCTCGACGGCCGCTACACCGGCGTCGGCCTCTCCGCGGCGCGCGAGCAGGACGGCCGTATCGAGGTCACCGGGGTGCGGCCCGGCTCGCCCGCCGCCGCGGCCGGCATCCGCACCGGCGACCGGCTGCGCAGTGTCGACGGCGCCCGCGCCGACGGCCTCCCGGTCACCGAGGTGGTCGCCCGGCTGCGCGGCGACGCCGACGACGCGCCCGCCGGCACGACCGTCACGCTCGGCCTCCAGCGCGGCACCCGCGCCTGGTCCGAGAACCTGCGCCGGACGACGCTGACCACCGACTCGGTGAGCGTGCGCCGGCTGTCCGTGCGGACCACCCTGATCAGGATCGCCGCCTTCACCAAGGGCACCGGCGCCCAGGTCCGCGAGGCCCTGCGGGCCGCCCCGGCCGGCGACGGGATCGTGCTGGACCTGCGCGGCAACTCCGGCGGCCTGGTCACCGAGGCCGTGGCCACCGCCTCCGCCTTCCTGGACGGCGGCCTGGTCGCCACCTACGACGTCGACGGCGCCCAGCGCGCCCTGCACGCCACGCCCGGCGGGGACACCGCCCGCCCCCTGGTCGCCCTGGTCGACGGCGGCACCATGAGCGCGGCCGAACTGCTCACCGGCGCCCTCCAGGACCGGGGCCGCGCGGTGGTGATCGGCTCCCGCACCTTCGGCAAGGGCTCCATCCAGATGCCGACGAACCTCCCCGACGGCTCGGTGGCCGAGCTGACCGTGGGCCACTACCGCACCCCCTGCGGGCACGCGGTCGACGGCCGGGGCATCACGCCGGACCTGGAGGCCGGGGACGGCGTCCTGGAGCGCGCCGAGACCGTGCTCGCCGGCCTGGGCGACGCCGATTAA
- a CDS encoding BBE domain-containing protein: MRNCDRPAAVKRARDPDDFFRADQNIPPA; this comes from the coding sequence TTGCGCAACTGCGACCGGCCGGCCGCGGTCAAACGCGCCCGCGACCCGGACGACTTCTTCCGGGCCGACCAGAACATCCCGCCCGCCTGA
- a CDS encoding class I SAM-dependent methyltransferase — MTNSAVQEEFLRSFHAVRPAVTAEAFGRGRGPDGRSSYELVRDRVAGHRRVLDLGCGDGLLLDLLARGGGRELAGVDLSPQSLALARRRPALRAARLHTGRAQELPFPEGSFDACVSHLALMLMGDIEQVAAEVARVLVPGGVLVCAVGGGAVGGEAYERFVRLLRRAGEHSPARIPALGDPRVRGREGLQEVLRPAGFGDVEWEIVPIDIGGTLEQVWESVSGLYDLAPMEERAVVRLREDFLADVADLITPEGTVPCGFTVHLASAGLTRPLRRTSLPPR; from the coding sequence ATGACGAACAGCGCCGTGCAAGAGGAATTCCTGCGGTCCTTCCACGCCGTGCGGCCCGCCGTGACCGCCGAGGCGTTCGGGCGGGGGCGGGGGCCGGACGGGCGGTCCAGTTACGAGCTGGTGCGCGACCGGGTCGCCGGGCACCGGCGGGTGCTCGATCTCGGCTGCGGGGACGGCCTGTTGCTCGACCTGCTCGCGCGGGGCGGCGGCAGGGAGCTCGCCGGGGTGGATCTGTCGCCGCAGTCGCTGGCGCTCGCGCGACGGCGGCCGGCGCTCCGCGCGGCGCGGCTCCACACCGGGCGGGCGCAGGAACTGCCGTTCCCCGAGGGGAGTTTCGACGCCTGCGTCTCCCATCTCGCGCTGATGCTCATGGGGGACATCGAGCAGGTGGCGGCCGAGGTGGCGCGGGTGCTGGTCCCGGGCGGGGTGCTCGTGTGCGCGGTGGGCGGCGGGGCCGTCGGCGGGGAGGCGTACGAGCGCTTCGTCCGGCTGCTGCGGCGCGCGGGCGAGCACTCCCCCGCGCGCATCCCCGCGTTGGGGGACCCGCGGGTGCGCGGCCGGGAGGGGCTCCAGGAGGTTCTCCGGCCGGCGGGGTTCGGGGATGTCGAGTGGGAGATTGTGCCCATCGACATCGGCGGGACCCTGGAGCAGGTGTGGGAGTCCGTGTCCGGGCTCTACGATCTCGCGCCGATGGAGGAGCGGGCCGTCGTCCGGCTCCGTGAGGACTTCCTCGCCGACGTCGCCGATCTCATCACGCCGGAGGGCACCGTGCCCTGCGGGTTCACCGTGCATCTCGCCTCGGCCGGGCTCACCCGGCCCCTCCGGCGCACCTCGCTCCCGCCGCGGTGA
- a CDS encoding CGNR zinc finger domain-containing protein, with protein sequence MALRFDAGRVCLDLLATGHPGERLDSVRALCGWIEEAGLVPAGTELGHADETWVVGFRQVRADIGQLVRRGGGPVPYGRALGRVNEAARGTPPAPCAVRRGDGTLVRALAAPPGPAALLALLARDAVDLLTDPVARAALRECEGDNCPLLYLDTSRGRRRRWCSSEVCGNRERVARHRRRAAALTRA encoded by the coding sequence ATGGCGCTGCGGTTCGATGCCGGACGGGTTTGTCTGGATCTGCTGGCGACCGGCCATCCAGGTGAACGGCTGGACTCCGTCCGGGCGTTGTGCGGCTGGATCGAGGAGGCCGGGCTGGTGCCGGCCGGTACGGAGCTCGGGCACGCCGACGAGACCTGGGTCGTGGGCTTCAGACAGGTGCGCGCGGACATAGGGCAGTTGGTGCGGCGCGGCGGCGGCCCGGTGCCGTACGGGAGGGCGCTCGGCCGGGTCAACGAGGCGGCCCGGGGGACGCCGCCCGCGCCCTGTGCCGTACGGCGCGGGGACGGGACGCTCGTACGGGCGCTGGCCGCGCCGCCCGGACCCGCCGCCCTGCTCGCGCTCCTCGCCCGGGACGCCGTGGACCTGCTCACCGACCCCGTCGCGCGGGCCGCCCTTCGCGAGTGCGAGGGGGACAACTGCCCGCTCCTCTACCTCGACACCTCCCGGGGCCGCCGCCGGCGCTGGTGCTCCAGCGAGGTCTGCGGCAACCGGGAGCGGGTGGCCCGCCACCGGCGCCGGGCGGCCGCCCTCACCCGCGCCTGA
- a CDS encoding NAD-dependent malic enzyme yields MATAPSVSYSMTIRLEVPASGTAVSQLTNAVESSGGSVTGLDVTASGHEKLRIDVTIAATSTAHAEEIVEKLRGIEGVTLGKVSDRTFLMHLGGKIEMQSKHPIRNRDDLSMVYTPGVARVCMAIAENPEDARRLTIKRNSVAVVTDGSAVLGLGNIGPKAALPVMEGKAALFKRFAGIDAWPLCLDTQDTDAIVEIVKAIAPGFAGINLEDISAPRCFEIEARLREALDIPVFHDDQHGTAIVVLAALTNALRVTGKAIENIRIVMSGAGAAGTAILKLLLAAGAKNAVVADIHGVVHAGREDLVNAPADSPLRWIADNTNPEGLTGTLKEAVRGADVFIGVSAPNVLDGDDVATMADGAIVFALANPDPEVDPAVARQTAAVVATGRSDFPNQINNVLVFPGVFRGLLDAQSRTVNTEMMLAAAKALADVVSEDELNPNYIIPSVFNDKVAGAVAGAVREAAKAVGATV; encoded by the coding sequence ATGGCAACGGCGCCCAGCGTCTCCTACTCGATGACCATCCGGTTGGAGGTGCCCGCGAGCGGAACCGCCGTCTCGCAGCTCACCAACGCCGTGGAGTCCTCCGGAGGCTCGGTGACCGGCCTCGACGTCACCGCGTCCGGGCACGAGAAGCTCCGAATCGACGTCACCATCGCGGCCACCTCCACGGCGCATGCCGAGGAGATCGTCGAGAAGCTGCGCGGGATCGAGGGCGTCACCCTCGGCAAGGTCTCCGACCGTACGTTCCTGATGCACCTCGGCGGCAAGATCGAGATGCAGTCCAAGCACCCCATCCGCAACCGTGACGACCTCTCCATGGTCTACACGCCGGGTGTGGCCCGCGTCTGCATGGCGATCGCCGAGAACCCCGAGGACGCCCGCCGCCTGACCATCAAGCGCAACTCGGTCGCGGTCGTGACGGACGGCTCCGCGGTGCTCGGCCTCGGCAACATCGGCCCCAAGGCCGCGCTGCCGGTGATGGAGGGCAAGGCGGCCCTCTTCAAGCGCTTCGCCGGCATCGACGCCTGGCCGCTGTGCCTGGACACCCAGGACACCGACGCGATCGTGGAGATCGTCAAGGCGATCGCCCCCGGCTTCGCGGGCATCAACCTGGAGGACATCTCCGCGCCCCGCTGCTTCGAGATCGAGGCCCGGCTGCGCGAGGCCCTGGACATCCCGGTCTTCCACGACGACCAGCACGGCACCGCCATCGTCGTGCTGGCCGCGCTGACCAACGCGCTGCGCGTGACCGGCAAGGCGATCGAGAACATCCGGATCGTGATGTCCGGCGCCGGCGCGGCCGGTACGGCCATCCTCAAGCTGCTGCTCGCGGCGGGCGCCAAGAACGCCGTCGTGGCCGACATCCACGGCGTGGTGCACGCGGGCCGCGAGGACCTGGTGAACGCCCCGGCCGACTCGCCGCTGCGCTGGATCGCCGACAACACCAACCCCGAGGGCCTCACCGGCACCCTGAAGGAGGCCGTGCGCGGCGCGGACGTCTTCATCGGCGTCTCGGCCCCGAACGTCCTGGACGGCGACGACGTGGCCACCATGGCGGACGGCGCGATCGTGTTCGCGCTCGCGAACCCGGACCCCGAGGTGGACCCGGCGGTCGCCCGCCAGACGGCCGCGGTGGTGGCCACCGGACGCTCGGACTTCCCCAATCAGATCAACAATGTGCTGGTCTTCCCGGGTGTCTTCCGTGGCCTGCTGGACGCGCAGTCCCGTACCGTCAACACCGAGATGATGCTCGCCGCCGCGAAGGCGCTCGCCGATGTGGTCAGCGAGGACGAGCTGAACCCCAACTACATCATTCCGAGCGTCTTCAACGACAAGGTCGCGGGCGCCGTCGCCGGCGCGGTCCGCGAGGCCGCCAAGGCGGTCGGCGCAACGGTCTGA
- a CDS encoding HU family DNA-binding protein encodes MNRSELVAALADRAEVTRKDADAVLAAFAETVGEIVAKGDEKVTIPGFLTFERTHRAARTARNPQTGEPINIPAGFSVKVTAGSKLKEAAKGK; translated from the coding sequence ATGAACCGCAGTGAGCTGGTGGCCGCGCTGGCCGACCGTGCCGAGGTGACCCGCAAGGACGCCGACGCCGTGCTGGCCGCGTTCGCCGAGACCGTCGGCGAGATCGTCGCCAAGGGCGACGAGAAGGTCACCATCCCCGGCTTCCTGACCTTCGAGCGCACCCACCGTGCCGCTCGTACCGCGCGCAACCCGCAGACCGGCGAGCCGATCAACATCCCCGCCGGCTTCAGCGTGAAGGTCACCGCGGGTTCCAAGCTCAAGGAAGCGGCCAAGGGCAAGTAA